The nucleotide sequence GGACTCCCGACTTGGGAGTAGGTACCGAGGTTTGGAGGGTGTCCCAAGCTGGAGCTGGgggtcacccccaccccactgggaGCCTCAGGGGCGCTGTGGGAAAAATGGGGTCTCCACTGGGCACCTCCCAACTGGACACACGCGCCAGCTACCAATCTCCCCACCAGACAATCTCTGCAGCCCAAGCCCTAGGTCATTAAGGCTCCTTCCCCAAGTTCCTTCACCAGTTACCACTTTGCCATTGAGTtggttcacagaaaaaaaaaaagaaaaagaaaaagaaagaaaagcagagtttAAGGTCTTTCTCCGATTCCCCCACTCACCCCTGAGACTCCCCATCCATGGCAGACTAGCCCAAGCCCggccccatttctgtcttcaacAGAAAGGGAGATCCGGTGTGGACCAtcttacctctccctcccccccccccacaaaaaagaaggctggggatgggggtggtggttGTCCTTGGAAGGAGCTGAGAAAGGAAGGGTGCAATCAGACCCGCCCCCATTAGAGGCTGCCAGTTCCCCCAGTTCATTTGCAAGAAGCACCAGCCCTGGCAGTTTGAAATCCGTTATCACGCTGTTTTTTgggagatcccaagttcaaggtttttggttttgttgtttgaATCTTTGATCAGCGACGACAAACCAAACCAACATTCTGGGGAACGTGAATACCCCTCAGCCTGGAACCTTGGAAATTCATCTGTTGTGGACATTGGAGCCTATGATGGCATTTTCAAAGCCAGCAtgaaccttttttgtttttttcccctccccaagCTGAATCCAGCCACAACTCCTGGTGGATTCACTTTAAAACAATCATATATATCACATGTTCCCCACCACCACCGTTCCCCAACTTGGGGAGAGTAAGGGGGCAGTTTTGAAAATGCTCAGACAGGAAGAGAGTCTCTGGAAAGAACTGTGAGCTTTTTGGACAACCGTGGCTGCAATAAAACAAAAGTTTAATTTAACTCAGAATAAGAGATAACAAATAACtcttcaataaaatatataaaattatacaaGGCACCCTTTCAAAGGGGTAAAAAGTACACAGGGGAGGGCATGGAGTGGGGGGCGCTTCAGGAACACTTAGGTTTGACACCATACTCAGCAAGTCAAAACATGGCTTTCTCTTCTGCCCCCaacatctttagaaaaaaaaaagaatatcaactTTTCTAATAAGTTGAGCAGTTACaataggcacacacacagagagagaaagcttgattttttttcctctttctggaTCTATCCAAAGGTCCAGGATATTTAGCATATAGATAATGGTTACAAGgcatttgtctttttgtttaaagcagataattaaaattaagatacactcctccctccctccctgtcccccctcacccccaatcACTGTGTCTTAACATCTCACAGAAATCATGAATTCTTCCCGACATGCTTTCAGAGGCTCCCTCTCCAGTAGCTGGGATGGAGGGAAGCAACAGAGCCTGGAGAGGAGTGAGGAAGGCCTCCTTGCTTTTCTACCTCCCCGCCAGAGGTGTTCATGGGAATCTTCCTCATCTCCCTGCTCCGATGAGTCTCACGCACACCACAGTGAAAACATTAAAATAGGGTCTGGGATGGAATTATCTAAAGcagttttagtttttttgtttgtttgttttgaatgcacatcaaagtgcaaagacatctcccccaccacaccacccccacacacacaccatggaacCTCTTCCTGGGCCCCTtgtgtttgctttgctttctgtCCATCAATCCTCCCATCAAGGTCACCCCAAATTCTGGCAATTTAAGCAACTTCTCCCccctaggaggaaagaaaaagattaaagtctttttttttctctctctctcttttttttttttttggaaagtgaTATATAGAAGAAAGTCTATATAGTTAACATCTTTAAAAGATGTTTTCAAAAAATAACTTGAATTTGGGTATCCGccgtgtatctctctttctttcacatgTAGGTTTACCACCGGAGGCAATCAATCTGtgtgaaaggagaagagaacGTGTGGAAGATGATGCCAAGGAGATAGGGCTTGGTGGCTCCAGCCTCAAAGGACAAAATGGAAGAGTGTCTAGAGGTGGCCTCTGAGTCGAGTCGGGGGCCTGGATTCGAGCAGGAACTGCACTGcacggcaggcaggcaggcaggcagggggcTGCCTTcttgcagagggagggagggggtccTTTCACAGAAGCACCCGTCCAGGAGAGTCAAATGGCCCACCCGCCGGGAGGGTCCTTAGGAAAGATGGTACATGCTGTACCCCACCGGCGTGGCATAGAGTCCGACAGGAGGGATGGGCAGCACAGGTCTGTGGAAAGGGTAGGAGGCTCCATACAGGGAGGCGGCCTGCAGGGGGGAGTTGATGGGGAAGGGGAGGCTGAACCCCGAAGGCAGCATGGGTTTGGCAGCCATCTTCAGCTTCTCCAGTTCGGCCTCCTGCAGTCTTTTCGCCTTGGCCCTGCGGTTCTGGAACCAAATTTTGACCTGGGTCTCTGTGAGGTTCAGGGAGCTGGAGAACTCGGCGCGCTCGGCGATGGACAGGTACTGTTTCTGGCGGAACTTGCGCTCCAGGGCGAGCAGCTGGGATGTGGTGAAGGGCGTGCGCGGCTTGCGATTGGTCTTGTGCTTCCTCAGCGTGCAGGTGGTGGGGCTCatgtgtcctggggagcaagaccagAGGGGATTAGTGAGAGGTGGCCTCTGGCTTCCCGGGGGTCTACTCTTCCAACCAGGCACCCTTCAGAACTCTAGGTGTTCAGGATTGCATGTGGAAAAGGGCTACCTTTAAATAGATCTGCTGCTTTATTTCAAAATAAGCTCAAGTCTCAACCAAAAACAAAGGTGGGGGGATTTAACAGCAAAGGTGtgtctgggggggggagggagagacagcatgatggttatgcaaaaacactttcatgcctgtggttcccggggtcccaggttcaatccccagcaacaacagaagcaggagctgagcagtgctctggttaaaataatactaAGAAATGATCTTTTAATACGTATAAAGTGGaactttctaaagaaaaaaaaaacagcactaaGTGACCTTGAGAATAGAACTTCTAAGAACACACCCCTTTCTCATGACGACTGTGGTCTTTATCAAACACTCTCCTCCCCAGTCTCTTCTGAGTTGAACTGCTCCCAGTGCCtcttaaaaaaaggaaggtcTGGACTCAGGAGGGTTCTCAGTAGCGACCCAGAAAAATGTCAGTGGCCTTCCCACTCTGTGCTGGCCCCCAGGAAAAGTGGGGTGGTAGTGGCCTACTCTCTCCTGGGCAGGATCATCATTGGATTGTGGGAGCAGGAACCCCAGGCTGTCAACAGCCACCTAGCTGTCATCCCAGTCTCATCGACAAATTATAAAAACCCCAGCATCCCCTCTGCCTATCTGGCTGTGGGGCTGGGTTTCTTGGCCGGGTGCTTCTGGAACATAAACTTCACTGAGGAGTGGAAACTGAGTCGGCCATAAATGTAAATGCCAGGGGAAGTCACACAGCCTCCCAACTGCCAGTAAAGTGATGACATCTTAGTCACCTCCCCTTCCCCAGTGCGAGGGCTTGGCTGGCGCAAATGGCAAATGTGCAAATGATTAGTTTCATCGCCCGGCATTTACAAAGAGTTAATTAATAACAAGCAAAATAAAGGTATGCCAACCGCTTCCAGACTCCACTCAGAGAGGGGATCCATTTAGGGGAAGTCACAGGACCGGAGCATCCGGGTGACTTTCCACCATCAGCTCCCCCCTGGGGCTTtgccctcccccccgccccaggaGGCTCTAGTACTGGGCTGTGGGACCAG is from Erinaceus europaeus unplaced genomic scaffold, mEriEur2.1 scaffold_523, whole genome shotgun sequence and encodes:
- the MSX2 gene encoding homeobox protein MSX-2: MASSPARGSNDVFSSDEEGSAAGAGPGAGGAEGAAEERGRVKVSSLPFSVEALMSDKKPPKAASPRPAELPAPGLPLRPPLLLPGLHGAREAHSPGAPAKPFEPAAVKAETTEDAAPWMPEPGRYSPPPRHMSPTTCTLRKHKTNRKPRTPFTTSQLLALERKFRQKQYLSIAERAEFSSSLNLTETQVKIWFQNRRAKAKRLQEAELEKLKMAAKPMLPSGFSLPFPINSPLQAASLYGASYPFHRPVLPIPPVGLYATPVGYSMYHLS